From Triticum aestivum cultivar Chinese Spring chromosome 7B, IWGSC CS RefSeq v2.1, whole genome shotgun sequence:
ggttcaaatcaaaggtaaaccgaggagattcaaccttggtggccaacaattcaagtgacttgtcttccgattgggatactttttccttgtatacatcccaatgcaaatccgaggtgataggcatacttttcaagcgagatttggctccaactccaacatcataccttcctattaacttaacatcaacattggtgtccatccacttcaaaacttgtctcacttttgcaacaacatcctcatagctagggcttgtatcaaaaaccaatggttcctcacccgtgccggcattgttactcaagaatgcctccttgtcaatgtaatgaacattaacaagtctctccatctaaaaataaCATGAATGCATTTAAGACTTAAATGAGAATTGGTGTTTATCCAAATACATCTTATTATATCCAAATCATATCAACACTAAATTATTGGTCATGTCCACAAAAGTATCACTAATTAACACACACTAAGAAAAGTTAACCCTAATCACTAACTAACCATAACCCCCAATATTTCTACtcaacaagcatatattcctactacacaccatgcatatcactatattatcaaagttaaccaagccattcacactaacataagggagaaaacatgaactagggttccaccaacatgtataaaatgcaaccaaaataacaagattgaacaaaaaataattggatgaTTTGGGGGAGATTACCAAGAGCAACAAAGTGATGGAAAGATCCATCTAAGGGATGCACCTTTTGGAGAGGATTTGAGGGGGAGCTTGAGGGGTGGGAGAGAGTATGAGAGCTCCAAGTGTTCTTCAAGCTCGGGTTGTGGATTGGGGAAAGTGTGTGGGGTGGGTCCCACACACTCTCCCATGGGGTTATCCAGCTaccggggccagacgccagggtccttggcgtctggcccctttgccacgtcagcaggtcaacgggcaggcgggcagtgtgggccaggggccagacgccagtaTCCGTGGCGTCTGCTTcgcaacccagacgccagggatgttGGCATCTCCTAAAAAGGTCAGAAACGAATTTTTTTGTAAACGAGGTCAAATCGGGATTTTGTTAGCCAGAGAGGTCATAACAGTAATTTTGTCCCCCCTGACCCAACCGGTGGCCTTGGATCCGGAGATTCTGAAGAGTGCAGACACACATGACACACACACACTTCCGCTGCCACTTTACAATGTCAGCGGCTTCACCGCTGCTCGCCGCCACCCAATCAGCCATTTCCTTGCTTATTTACCGCTGCTTGCTACGTCCATCTCCACCTACTGATCTTTCCCATGGAAATATAAAAATTGCAGCCCTGGCTGCATGACTCTTTCTCTTCCTCCTTTGCTGCGAGGCAGAAGTGCTGTTATTATATGACGTTAATTCTACTGGTTTTGGACGCGTCCCCACGTCGCCCTCCCACTAGGGCGGctcgggtgaaaaccctagccgccgccatcgGGCACGTCCATCCCCCCCCTCTCCCCCGCCATCGCTAGAGGAGGTCGCCGGGCAAAGCCCAAGGCGGCTGATGGCTGCGGCGGAAGCTCTCTTCCCTCTTGCGCTAGATCAGGTGAGGCGAGTCACCCATGGCGCCAGGGCGCTCTCCCCCTATCTACGTCGTAGCGGTGCAAGGCAGCGGCGTGGTGCTCGGCGGGGGAGGCGAAGCGGCGGCTCCGAGGAAGATCTGGTGGCGCCAGCCGTTCGATGGGCTCGCGGGCATGGCGGCCTTGGTCGCGGTGGCCGGCGGCTTGGCCTGTCGGCGGCGGCTGGATCCCGGGGCGGTGGCCCTGGAAGGTGGCGGCGGGTGAAGCTCGGGCTTCCCGCGACGGTATGGCGTGGTGCTGTCCCTATCCAAGGCGGATCTGCATCGTCGATCTCGTGGTTTTGCCGCGGATTGGTTCAGATCAGAGACGGTGATGAGCGTGCGGGATCGACCTGGGGGGCTCTCGCGGTTTGGCGAGGAGGAGTGGGAGTCCTCCTCCCAGGCTCCAACGATGGCACATTCAGGCAGTGGCCGGTGTGCGAGGGCTCCTACGGTGGCACTTTTGTTGCGGTTGGTCACCGGATCTAGGCGGCTAGATCTGGGGCTTTAAAGGCGCTCGAGACAGTGCACAGGTTGTCGAGTGGATGTCTTGGGACGGATTCGAGTGAAAACATGGTCTTCGGTCGTTGGCCGGAGATGGTGATGAcaatgcccttatcatcgtttccttcatgaagtaATCATCATGGTACAAATCCCAAACCCACccaatacctccgggggaaaccctagattagtcgatcggatgacggcggcattcatgtgtcgttacccccttgagggcggcattcttggagatgcactcgggctcgagggaccagcggatggcttcttcgatggagcggtgtttctttctacatattcatggcggcggctcttggcggcatggagcagcggaggcttggcgtcagatgtgtggtgatggacacgcgcaggaggtcgacgctgtctggcgtcgtggtggtgtcggcggcagctagaccgggcaaggtcgaTGCAGCAGTATAGCTCTGAAGATAGATTGGTGGCAGGTTGCTGCGGCGGCCTcatgcccggcaggcgtcctggttgaggagcacgccagactgatgggtgcccatacccgacaggcgtcctggttgggacctcaggtcatagatgttaggtttggctgcgagatCTGTTTGATATTAGGCCCAGAATATCAACGCCTCTTCGTCAACTGGATATGAGTAGTGACAGATGTTGCTTAGGCGGTGGCTTTGGTCTACTGTTGTACGATTTTGTAAGGTCTTATGTTAATAATTAGTAATATGGCCGTATGCATATTCCTCAAGTGAGTTTATGAATCCCCATTCCTTCTCGATTCCGTGCCGGAGCACAGATCCAACCCAGCCGCCGGCGAACCGGCCTCCCCAGCCAGGCAGATCGATGGAGGGTGCACGGATACGGATCTATCGAGACGACCCCCGGACTTCTCCTCGTCGTCTCCCCTCCGCCCGTCCCCTGGCGTGAAAAGCGAGAGCAGCCTCGCCACGGCGCTCCACACCGAATTCCCGCCGGCGCTTGGGTTATGGGCGCTCCATTCCCTCACGCGCACGGACGCGACTGCGCTCGTCACGTGCCTCAGCCTGTGCGACATAAGGATCTCGAGCCGTACGTGCTCCGACAGCCGCAGCGCGAATTGCTCCGTCCCGCCGGCGCGCTCGTGCCCCGTCGAGTTCGACCGCGGCAGCGCCTGGCGCCCGGCGGCCTCGCACCGCATCCTCCTCGCAAGGATCcttgtcctctcgtcctcctcatCGTCGCAGCCGGGGTCCTCGATTAGCACCACCACCGTGTCGTGATCCGCGAGCCGGCGCGGCGAGTCGTGCGGCGCCGGcatttcctcctccggcgacggaGGCTGCATCAGCTCCTCAGGGTCAAGGACCGGCGGGTCGAGGACGCTGGCGCGGCAGAGCGGGCACGTGACGTGCTTCGCGAGCCAGAGGCCGATGCACTCCGGATGGAACGCGTGCGGGCACGCCGGCAGGAGGCGGAGGCTGTCGTCGTCGCCGAACTCCAGGAGGCAGACCGCGCACTCCAGCGGGGGACGGGTACTACTAACCCACCCAATGTAATCGTGGTCTGGCCATCTTACGGTAAAGGCTGACGTACATCCCGATGTATATGGACGACCCAGATAAGAGGGCCGGGGTGGAGATGTTCTATTTTATATTTTCGCATGGCCGGGGAGGGCCGCACGACGTCGGGAGCTTGCCGACCATTGGCGCACCACTGGCCAGAGGCCTCCAACAGCCGCCGGCGTCGCGCCCTGAAGCCAATGGACACCCAGGCGGAGAAGAAGACACgcaaaagaagaagaagtaggAAAGAGGGCCTCGCCAGAGAAATCTAAGTGGCCTAGACTTCCGCCCGACCAAAGGCCTCGTCGGTGAGTCAGAGGAGGTCGTTGAAACCCACCTCGCCTGCTGGACATCCCGGCCCGCCTCGGTACCTCGCTCCTTGCTATTCGACAACACGTGCTCCATCGCTGCGGCCGCCGATGATGGCATGAACAGCGACGGCCGCCCGGATCCTAGGAGGATGCCCCCGCCGACGTGGACCAGACCGAACAACGACAGGAGGAACCATCTAAAATTCCTATCACTATATGCAGCCACAAATGCGAAAGTGGCAGAAACCAGAATGGAGTGAGGACGGATGGAAGATGGAATGGAAGGAAGACGCACGGGGAGAGCCCGTATTTATAGCAGGCAGGCAACAAACAGAGAACAAATTGAAGGCGACTGCCGCacataaggctggttgtaatgggtagtatcataaattagtatcatgcatataatactagtgtatgatactacctctctAGTGCATAGCATCATATGatagtatcatagatgactttaTTTATTATCATGGATGACTCATACTAGTGTAGCATTTATTATGgtacggtatcataatatgatactcagcCCTCTCttacttcatttaattctatgccacctcatcaaagttGTCTAAttagcatgcatgatactagctatgatatttATATTACAATCAGCCTAACGTAGAAACATCCAGAAAGCTGTATAAAAGCGGCAACCAACGGTGTGAGAGACCCGGAAATGCGGGCGGCAGCCGACTCCAAGAAGATGCACGTGGCCCAAAAAAAGCACAAGTTGGAAGCAGGAAGCAGCATGCGAATCGCCTACAACGACGTAGTTCTGCGGCAGCAGCAGGCCCGAGGACGGACATGCAAGTAAGGACGAACACATTAGCAAAATCATCTTGGAAGAGACATGCACAACCAGACAGAAGACGGAAACAAAGCCGTGATCAAATCAAACTCTACATGCACGCCAATAGAAACAGTCGGTCAATGCATGGACATGCAACTAATGAGAAACTGAATTCTTAATCTATAATTTTCAGCAGCAGCTGCTATACGCACACATGTGCGTACCCCTCCAAATCCCCCACTAAAGCACATGCCATGACCCAATTGGTTAGTATTTCACTGATAAGAAAAAGTCTGTTAAAACCTGGTAAACTAAACCTGGCCAGATTTAGTATATTATAAGAATGTAATGAAAATTGGTACATAAACGGTCTAGTTGCTTCACGTGCTTGCTCCAGTCTCTCGCTCCCTCCGCCCCCGtctcgggcgactcgggcggctcttcaaaccctagccgccagggtcaccaccacctccttccctTCCCTCTGCCGTCGCCGGAGGACGGCGCTGGGCTAAGCCAGGGGGCCGACGTGAAGAGGCCGCCGTGGAGGTCCGGGTTGGCCAGATCAGGATCCTGGGGCGGCGGCCCtagacggcggcggcgggtgaagctcgggcttcccgcagcggcatggcgtggtgcagtccATATCCAAGGCGGATTTGCATCGGCGATCTCGCGGTTTTGCCACAGATTGGTTCTGATCAGAGACGGTGATGAGCGTGCGGGATCGATCTCAGCGGCTCTCGCAGTTTGACGAGGTGGGGTGGGAGTCCTCCTCCCAGGCTCCAGTGGTGGCGCATTCAGGCAGTGGCCGGTGTGCCAGGACTCCTACGGTGGCACTGCTATTGCGGTTGGAcgccggatctaggcggctagACCTGGGGCTTTGAAGGCAGTCGAGAGAGTGCGCAGGTTGTCGGGTGAATTTCTTGGGACGGATCTGAGTGAAAACTTGGTCTTCGGTTgttggccggagccggtgatgacgatgcccttatcatcgtttccttcatgaaggcatcatcgagatACAAATCCCAAACCCACccaatacctccgggggaaaccctaaatcagttgatcggatgacggcggcattcatgtgtcgttacccccttggggTGGCATTCTTGGAGATGCACTCGGACTCGAGGGACCAGCGGATGGCTTCTTGATGAAGCGG
This genomic window contains:
- the LOC123158626 gene encoding E3 ubiquitin-protein ligase ATL6-like, with protein sequence MNGEVVQEACAVLLDDRNFRWFLLSLFGLVHVGGGILLGSGRPSLFMPSSAAAAMEHVLSNSKERGTEAGRDVQQASTRPPLECAVCLLEFGDDDSLRLLPACPHAFHPECIGLWLAKHVTCPLCRASVLDPPVLDPEELMQPPSPEEEMPAPHDSPRRLADHDTVVVLIEDPGCDDEEDERTRILARRMRCEAAGRQALPRSNSTGHERAGGTEQFALRLSEHVRLEILMSHRLRHVTSAVASVRVREWSAHNPSAGGNSVWSAVARLLSLFTPGDGRRGDDEEKSGGRLDRSVSVHPPSICLAGEAGSPAAGLDLCSGTESRRNGDS